Proteins encoded together in one Quercus lobata isolate SW786 chromosome 3, ValleyOak3.0 Primary Assembly, whole genome shotgun sequence window:
- the LOC115982756 gene encoding MLP-like protein 423: MASTGKMDVEIEVKSHADKFFEALKDSVNVLPKAFPNDYKSIEVLEGDGKSTGSIRLIHYGEGSPLVKVSKEKVDIMDEANKTFVYCVIDGDLLKFYKNFKSNISVIPKGAGSLVKWSCEFEKASEEIPDPHLIKDFAAKNFKELDDYVLKAY; this comes from the exons ATGGCTTCCACTGGTAAGATGGATGTAGAAATTGAGGTGAAGTCTCATGCAGACAAGTTCTTTGAAGCCCTTAAGGACTCTGTCAATGTCCTCCCTAAGGCCTTCCCTAATGATTACAAGAGcattgaagttcttgaaggtgATGGGAAATCCACTGGTTCTATTCGCCTCATACATTATGGGGAAG gctcTCCTCTTGTGAAAGTATCAAAGGAGAAGGTGGACATAATGGATGAAGCAAACAAGACATTTGTGTATTGTGTGATTGATGGGGATCTGCTGAAATTCTACAAGAATTTCAAGAGCAACATTTCTGTAATTCCAAAGGGAGCTGGGAGCCTTGTGAAATGGTCGTGTGAGTTTGAAAAGGCTAGCGAAGAGATTCCAGACCCACACCTCATTAAGGACTTTGCTGCCAAGAACTTCAAGGAGCTGGATGACTATGTTCTTAAGGCATATTAG